In one Juglans regia cultivar Chandler chromosome 11, Walnut 2.0, whole genome shotgun sequence genomic region, the following are encoded:
- the LOC108992011 gene encoding uncharacterized protein LOC108992011 translates to MVSELHLSKNARVKKALLPPPHTTQWCKAPLNQYKINWDAAIDKVNCRIGIGVIIRDWNGCVSAILRSTCSSFPDPLLGEAIAALSAIKFCYDLGPRSIILKGDSLNVVNAVNGPETNWSSVGMIITDLKKLLIQVGARKVLYVPHESNVVAHCLAKSSLDLLEESIHVEDYPQCIHNLIR, encoded by the coding sequence ATGGTTTCTGAACTCCACTTGTCCAAGAATGCCCGAGTTAAAAAGGCCCTCCTGCCTCCCCCTCACACAACCCAGTGGTGCAAAGCCCCCCTCAACCAATACAAAATCAATTGGGATGCTGCCATTGACAAGGTTAACTGCAGAATAGGTATTGGTGTGATCATTAGGGATTGGAATGGTTGTGTCTCTGCCATTCTAAGGTCCACCTGCTCCTCCTTCCCTGACCCTCTGCTTGGAGAAGCTATTGCAGCATTAAGTGCTATCAAGTTCTGCTATGACTTAGGCCCCAGATCCATCATCCTCAAAGGAGATTCACTAAATGTGGTTAATGCCGTCAATGGTCCGGAGACGAATTGGAGCTCAGTTGGCATGATCATAACAGACCTCAAGAAGCTACTAATTCAAGTAGGAGCTAGGAAAGTTTTGTATGTCCCTCATGAGTCTAATGTAGTGGCTCATTGTTTGGCCAAAAGTTCACTAGATCTCCTCGAGGAATCTATCCATGTAGAGGACTACCCTCAATGTATTCACAACCTCATTCGTTGA